The Mesorhizobium loti genome includes a region encoding these proteins:
- a CDS encoding alpha/beta hydrolase, with protein sequence MPEVIFTGPAGRLEGRYQPSKEKSAPIAIVLHPHPQFGGTMNNKIVYDLFYMFQKRDFTTLRFNFRGIGRSQGEFDHGTGELSDAAAALDWVQSLHPDSKSCWVAGYSFGSWIGMQLLMRRPEIEGFISIAPQPNTYDFSFLAPCPSSGLIIHGDADKVAPPKDVQGLVDKLHTQKGITITQKTLPGANHFFSNDADLLLEECADYLDRRLAGELSDPRPKRLR encoded by the coding sequence ATGCCTGAGGTCATTTTCACCGGTCCTGCCGGCCGCCTGGAGGGACGTTACCAGCCTTCCAAGGAAAAGAGCGCGCCGATTGCCATCGTCCTGCACCCGCACCCCCAGTTCGGCGGCACGATGAACAACAAGATCGTCTACGACCTCTTCTATATGTTCCAGAAGCGGGATTTCACCACGCTTCGCTTCAATTTCCGCGGCATCGGCCGCAGCCAGGGCGAGTTCGACCACGGCACCGGCGAACTGTCGGATGCCGCCGCAGCGCTGGATTGGGTGCAGTCGCTGCACCCGGATTCCAAGAGCTGCTGGGTTGCCGGCTATTCCTTCGGCTCGTGGATCGGCATGCAGCTTCTGATGCGTCGTCCCGAGATCGAGGGCTTCATCTCGATCGCGCCGCAGCCCAACACCTATGATTTCTCGTTCCTGGCGCCCTGTCCGTCCTCGGGCCTGATCATCCATGGCGACGCCGACAAGGTGGCGCCGCCGAAGGATGTGCAGGGGCTGGTCGACAAGCTGCACACGCAAAAGGGCATCACCATCACGCAGAAGACCTTGCCCGGCGCCAACCATTTCTTCTCCAATGACGCCGACCTGCTGCTTGAGGAATGCGCTGACTATCTCGACCGCCGGCTGGCCGGTGAATTGTCGGATCCGCGCCCGAAGCGGTTGAGATAG
- a CDS encoding FMN-binding negative transcriptional regulator — protein sequence MYEPPHFRETRPEILHGLIRTHPLGLLISNGPEGPVANAIPFLLDAEIGPNGRLRAHLARANPQWRLLADNPASPVLIVFQGSDAYVTPSWYETKRETGKVVPTWNYAIVQVRGTVKVMDDQDWLAQQIADLTVSQEGARATPWAVTDAPAPFIQSQIKGIIGLEIEISEIHGKWKVSQNRPVADRVGVAQGLESEQHSSPDMAGLVRSYGGLDGV from the coding sequence ATGTACGAGCCTCCTCATTTCAGGGAAACGCGGCCGGAGATCCTGCACGGGTTGATCCGGACGCATCCGCTGGGCCTGTTGATTTCCAACGGGCCCGAGGGGCCGGTCGCCAACGCCATCCCGTTCCTGCTCGACGCCGAAATTGGGCCGAACGGCAGGCTGCGCGCGCATCTGGCGCGGGCCAACCCGCAATGGCGCCTGCTGGCCGACAATCCGGCTTCACCCGTGCTGATCGTCTTCCAGGGCAGCGACGCCTATGTGACGCCATCCTGGTACGAGACCAAGCGCGAGACCGGCAAGGTGGTGCCTACCTGGAATTATGCCATCGTGCAGGTTCGCGGCACCGTGAAGGTGATGGATGACCAGGACTGGCTGGCGCAGCAGATCGCCGATCTGACCGTGTCCCAGGAAGGCGCTCGCGCGACGCCCTGGGCGGTGACCGATGCGCCGGCGCCCTTCATCCAGTCGCAGATCAAGGGCATTATCGGGCTGGAAATCGAGATCAGCGAAATCCACGGCAAGTGGAAGGTCAGCCAGAACCGGCCTGTGGCCGATCGCGTCGGCGTTGCGCAGGGGCTCGAAAGCGAGCAGCACTCGTCGCCCGACATGGCCGGCCTGGTCAGATCCTATGGCGGTCTGGACGGCGTCTAG
- a CDS encoding glycosyltransferase family 39 protein, whose product MNRNYLFLFLFSLLMTFSGLASLPPVDRDESRFVQATKQMVETSDYVDIRFQDASRYKKPIGIYWLQSAAVALSGEGAAAPIWVYRLVSMFGIALAVVGIAWTGTKLFGANAGLAAGLMMAAIFATAFEGRDAKTDAMLLACCVAAQGALAQIYLAARRNEPVASHLPWIFWAAQGLGILIKGPVAPLLSVLTVATLFAFERDWRWLLKLKLVRGVALVLLIVLPWVVLITWKSGGAFLTDAVGKDMVAKVASGEESHGLPPGFYMLTYSLFMWPFGLIAVGAGLQALNRLRDDPRLRFCLAWYIPFWLVFELIPTKLPHYVLPAYPGMALLIGWLLTLSPQEANAPLRRWQDWLWWSTAFGLAVVSLGLAAVCIGAPIYLTGTFSWWSIPAAAAALAAGYFAFSRQLQVPLRRIGAIAVCAGITYGLLFGVIAPSLKPIWLSPAIEAAVSANKPCDSTVLASAEYHEPSLVFLVGTKTVLTDVDGVAKHLLGDPACALALAQIGDEQKLNGLLAAQGKSATRVAEVAGLNYSSGDKLSLGLYRVAP is encoded by the coding sequence ATGAACAGGAACTATCTCTTTCTCTTTCTGTTCAGCCTGCTGATGACTTTCAGTGGGCTGGCGAGCCTTCCACCGGTCGATCGTGACGAGTCGCGTTTTGTCCAGGCCACCAAGCAGATGGTCGAAACCTCAGACTATGTCGACATTCGTTTTCAGGATGCCTCGCGCTACAAGAAGCCGATCGGCATCTACTGGCTGCAATCGGCGGCCGTGGCGCTGAGCGGCGAGGGGGCAGCGGCGCCGATCTGGGTCTACCGCCTCGTCTCCATGTTTGGCATTGCCCTGGCCGTCGTCGGCATCGCCTGGACGGGCACGAAGCTCTTCGGGGCCAATGCAGGTCTCGCCGCCGGCCTGATGATGGCGGCGATCTTCGCCACCGCCTTCGAGGGGCGCGACGCCAAGACCGACGCCATGCTGCTGGCCTGCTGCGTGGCGGCGCAAGGCGCGCTCGCCCAGATCTATCTGGCAGCGCGCCGGAACGAACCGGTAGCCAGCCATCTGCCGTGGATATTCTGGGCGGCGCAAGGCCTGGGGATCCTCATCAAGGGGCCTGTCGCTCCGCTGTTGTCGGTGCTGACGGTTGCCACGCTGTTTGCTTTCGAACGCGACTGGCGCTGGCTTTTGAAGCTGAAGCTCGTGCGCGGTGTCGCCCTGGTGCTCCTCATCGTACTGCCCTGGGTCGTCCTCATCACCTGGAAGAGCGGCGGCGCCTTTCTCACGGATGCCGTCGGCAAGGACATGGTGGCCAAGGTCGCCTCGGGCGAGGAGTCGCACGGCCTGCCGCCCGGTTTCTACATGCTGACCTATTCGCTGTTCATGTGGCCCTTCGGCCTGATCGCGGTCGGCGCCGGGCTCCAGGCCCTCAACCGGTTGCGCGACGATCCGCGGCTGCGTTTCTGCCTCGCTTGGTACATTCCGTTCTGGCTTGTGTTCGAACTTATCCCGACCAAGCTTCCGCACTATGTCCTGCCGGCCTATCCCGGCATGGCGCTGCTGATCGGCTGGCTTTTGACATTGTCGCCGCAGGAGGCGAATGCGCCGCTCAGGCGCTGGCAGGATTGGTTGTGGTGGTCGACCGCCTTCGGTCTTGCCGTGGTCAGCCTGGGTTTGGCGGCGGTCTGCATCGGAGCACCGATCTACCTCACCGGCACCTTCTCCTGGTGGAGCATTCCAGCGGCCGCGGCGGCACTGGCGGCGGGCTATTTCGCCTTTTCGCGGCAGCTGCAAGTGCCACTGCGCCGCATCGGCGCCATCGCGGTCTGTGCGGGCATCACCTATGGCCTGTTGTTCGGCGTCATCGCGCCGTCGCTGAAGCCGATCTGGCTGAGCCCGGCGATCGAGGCGGCGGTCAGCGCCAACAAGCCTTGCGACAGCACGGTGCTCGCCTCGGCGGAATATCACGAGCCGAGCCTGGTGTTCCTGGTGGGCACCAAGACCGTCCTGACCGATGTCGATGGCGTCGCCAAACATCTGCTTGGCGATCCGGCCTGCGCGCTGGCGCTGGCACAAATCGGGGACGAGCAGAAACTGAATGGGCTGCTGGCGGCGCAAGGCAAGTCGGCGACCCGCGTTGCCGAAGTCGCCGGCCTCAACTATTCGTCGGGAGACAAACTGTCGCTCGGCCTTTATCGTGTGGCCCCATGA
- a CDS encoding tyrosine--tRNA ligase, translating to MSAFKSDFLRTMSERGFIHQTSDDAGLDAIFAKETVTAYIGFDATAKSLHAGSLIQIMMLHWLQQTGHRPIALMGGGTSMIGDPSFKDEARKLLTPQDIDDNLAGIRRNFMPYLKFGSGPNDAIMVNNADWLMEINYVNFLRDVGRHFSVNRMLAFDSVKLRLDREQSLSFLEFNYMILQAFDFVELYKRLGCRLQMGGSDQWGNIINGIDLGRRMEDAQLYALTTPLLTTSSGAKMGKSASGAVWLDAEMLSPYEFWQYWRNTEDADVARFLKLYTTLPLDEVTRLERLGGSEINEAKKILATEITALLHGRAAAEQASDTARKTFEEGALAESLPTVEVDKAALVAGVGVLSLLVTAGLAASNGEARRHVQGGAVRLNDEPVSDERRLVTPQDLSPENVVKLSLGRKKHILVRPV from the coding sequence ATGTCCGCCTTCAAATCCGACTTCCTGCGCACGATGAGCGAGCGCGGTTTCATTCACCAGACTTCGGATGATGCCGGCCTCGACGCAATCTTCGCCAAGGAGACGGTGACGGCCTATATCGGCTTCGACGCGACTGCCAAGAGCCTGCATGCCGGCTCGCTGATCCAGATCATGATGCTGCACTGGCTGCAGCAGACCGGTCATCGGCCGATCGCGCTGATGGGCGGCGGCACCTCGATGATCGGCGATCCGTCGTTCAAGGACGAGGCGCGCAAGCTTTTGACCCCGCAGGACATCGACGACAACCTTGCCGGTATCCGCCGCAACTTCATGCCCTACCTCAAATTCGGCAGCGGTCCCAACGACGCCATCATGGTCAACAACGCCGACTGGCTGATGGAGATCAACTACGTCAATTTCCTGCGTGACGTTGGGCGTCACTTTTCCGTCAACCGCATGCTGGCCTTCGATTCCGTCAAGCTCCGGCTCGATCGCGAGCAGTCGCTGTCGTTCCTCGAATTCAACTACATGATCCTGCAGGCCTTTGATTTCGTCGAGCTTTACAAGCGTCTCGGCTGCCGCCTGCAGATGGGCGGCTCCGACCAGTGGGGCAACATCATCAACGGCATCGATCTCGGCCGCCGCATGGAGGACGCGCAGCTTTACGCGCTGACCACGCCGCTGCTCACCACCTCGTCCGGCGCCAAGATGGGCAAGTCCGCCTCGGGCGCGGTCTGGCTCGATGCGGAAATGCTGAGCCCCTATGAATTCTGGCAGTACTGGCGCAACACCGAGGATGCCGACGTTGCCCGCTTCCTGAAACTCTACACGACGCTGCCGCTGGACGAGGTCACGCGGTTGGAGCGCCTCGGCGGCTCCGAGATCAATGAGGCGAAGAAGATCCTCGCCACCGAGATCACTGCCTTGCTGCACGGCCGCGCAGCTGCCGAACAAGCCAGCGATACGGCGCGCAAGACATTCGAGGAAGGCGCGCTCGCCGAATCTTTGCCGACCGTCGAGGTTGACAAGGCCGCGCTCGTAGCCGGCGTCGGCGTCCTGTCGCTGCTCGTCACCGCCGGGCTGGCGGCGTCGAACGGCGAGGCGCGGCGGCATGTGCAGGGCGGTGCGGTGCGCCTGAACGACGAGCCGGTCAGCGACGAGCGCCGGCTGGTGACTCCTCAGGATTTGAGTCCGGAAAACGTCGTAAAGCTCTCACTCGGCAGGAAAAAGCACATCCTGGTGCGGCCGGTTTGA
- a CDS encoding cysteine desulfurase, translating into MAAIRAYLDYNASAPLLAAAREAMVAALDVAANPSSVHAEGRAARRLIETARRDVATLVNAKSEHVVFTSGATEAASTLLAPDWQMGRGTVRMSRLYVSEADHPCLLNGGRFPAAQVTRIGVDANGIADLGALAAALGRHDKADGLPLVAIHAANNETGVIQPIDRIAGIVKAAGGILVVDAVQAAGRVSIDLSAGYADYLILSSHKIGGPKGVGAIVAASDLMMPKPLINGGGQEKGHRGGTENLAAIAGFGAAAREALAGLQAMDAVRQRRDEIEAIVKTLVPDAEIFGTGAPRLANTTFFAIAGVKAETAQIAFDLAGVALSAGSACSSGKVGPSHVLKAMGYGDSLGALRVSIGPATGAEDIELFRVALTGIAARRADREKAA; encoded by the coding sequence ATGGCCGCAATACGCGCCTATCTCGACTATAATGCCAGTGCGCCGCTGCTTGCCGCGGCCCGCGAGGCTATGGTCGCGGCGCTTGATGTCGCCGCCAACCCGTCATCGGTCCACGCCGAAGGGCGCGCCGCACGCCGCCTGATCGAGACCGCCAGGCGTGACGTCGCGACACTGGTCAACGCCAAATCGGAGCATGTCGTTTTCACCTCCGGCGCGACGGAAGCCGCCTCGACGCTGCTTGCGCCCGACTGGCAGATGGGGCGCGGCACTGTGCGCATGAGCCGGCTCTACGTGTCCGAGGCAGACCACCCCTGCCTGCTGAACGGCGGACGCTTTCCGGCAGCACAGGTGACGCGGATCGGCGTCGATGCCAACGGCATTGCCGATCTCGGCGCCCTGGCCGCGGCGCTCGGCCGCCATGACAAGGCCGATGGCCTGCCGCTGGTCGCCATCCATGCCGCCAACAACGAGACCGGTGTCATTCAGCCGATCGATCGCATCGCCGGGATTGTCAAGGCTGCGGGCGGCATCCTTGTCGTCGACGCGGTCCAGGCCGCTGGCCGCGTTTCGATCGATCTGTCAGCGGGTTACGCCGATTATCTGATTCTGTCCTCGCACAAGATCGGCGGCCCCAAGGGCGTCGGCGCCATCGTCGCCGCTTCCGACCTGATGATGCCGAAGCCGCTGATCAATGGCGGTGGCCAGGAAAAGGGCCATCGCGGCGGAACCGAAAACCTGGCCGCCATTGCCGGTTTTGGCGCCGCCGCACGCGAGGCGCTTGCCGGACTGCAGGCAATGGATGCGGTGCGCCAGCGGCGCGATGAGATCGAGGCCATCGTGAAAACGCTGGTGCCGGACGCGGAAATCTTTGGAACCGGCGCGCCAAGGCTTGCCAACACGACATTCTTCGCTATTGCGGGCGTCAAAGCCGAAACCGCGCAGATCGCCTTCGATCTGGCCGGTGTGGCGCTGTCGGCCGGCTCCGCCTGTTCGTCGGGCAAGGTCGGGCCAAGCCATGTGCTGAAAGCCATGGGCTACGGTGACAGTCTTGGCGCCTTGCGGGTGTCGATCGGACCGGCGACCGGCGCGGAAGACATCGAGTTGTTTCGCGTTGCGC
- a CDS encoding phosphatase PAP2 family protein: MLVKSRPSVSAMLLGVGRRSVDNFRDTMQIARKRFATRPARYPNILWSVWVLVWVLLTAAAFVRLDTPAGMLRDQWSPGFVHLADFFTQFGLGGWYLIPSVLLLVAANLTDWRSLSRRSLMLAYNWTCLAFLVLGAAGLSGLTVNVLKYAIGRARPMYFNELGVLSLHPFAFDARFAGFPSGHATTMGAVFGVALLLFPRRWYIALAITACIASTRVFVGAHYPSDTVAGFGLGCAFALACGLVFARLGFIFRPMPSGLPVRKRTFRLAWFGQAKQVRT; encoded by the coding sequence ATGCTGGTGAAATCACGCCCTTCCGTTTCCGCTATGCTCCTTGGAGTGGGGCGTCGATCGGTCGACAATTTTCGCGATACGATGCAGATCGCAAGGAAGCGCTTTGCCACTCGCCCGGCCAGATACCCGAACATTTTGTGGTCGGTCTGGGTGTTGGTGTGGGTTTTGCTGACGGCGGCGGCATTTGTCCGCCTCGACACACCTGCCGGAATGCTTCGCGACCAATGGTCGCCGGGGTTCGTCCATCTGGCCGACTTTTTCACGCAGTTCGGCCTGGGTGGCTGGTATCTCATTCCGTCAGTGCTTCTGCTTGTTGCCGCAAACCTGACGGACTGGCGAAGCCTTTCAAGGCGCTCGCTGATGCTCGCCTACAACTGGACCTGTCTGGCTTTTCTGGTGCTGGGCGCCGCCGGCCTGTCCGGCCTGACCGTCAATGTGCTGAAATACGCGATCGGTCGGGCTCGGCCGATGTATTTCAATGAATTAGGGGTGTTGTCGCTGCATCCGTTCGCTTTCGATGCGCGCTTTGCCGGCTTCCCGTCCGGTCATGCAACGACCATGGGCGCCGTGTTCGGGGTCGCCCTGCTGTTGTTCCCAAGGCGCTGGTACATCGCCCTGGCGATCACCGCCTGCATCGCCTCGACGCGGGTCTTCGTCGGCGCGCACTATCCCAGCGACACCGTCGCCGGCTTTGGCCTTGGCTGCGCCTTCGCGCTTGCCTGTGGGCTGGTCTTTGCCCGGCTCGGCTTCATCTTTCGGCCGATGCCGTCAGGGCTGCCGGTCCGCAAGAGGACGTTTCGCTTGGCATGGTTTGGCCAAGCGAAGCAGGTCAGAACCTAA